The following are encoded together in the Mycolicibacterium arabiense genome:
- a CDS encoding DUF7715 family protein gives MKILVATGLTQGTNPRDYHYCVEGELVWLQDPCDRDRNDPDNGCGCSRGFAGAASHRATTTAMIVDSGMSRDDLVLAFSTSLVDGGWPRDWAEEVADDNIEIATMAPAGTIIVRRFEDLYVRGALLR, from the coding sequence ATGAAGATCCTCGTGGCCACCGGCCTGACCCAGGGCACCAATCCACGCGACTACCACTACTGCGTCGAAGGCGAACTGGTCTGGCTGCAGGACCCCTGCGACCGCGACCGCAACGACCCCGACAACGGGTGCGGGTGCAGCCGCGGATTCGCGGGCGCGGCGTCGCATCGGGCCACCACGACGGCGATGATCGTGGACTCCGGCATGAGCCGCGACGACCTGGTGCTGGCATTCTCGACCAGCCTCGTCGACGGCGGCTGGCCGCGGGACTGGGCCGAGGAGGTCGCCGACGACAACATCGAGATCGCCACCATGGCCCCGGCGGGCACCATCATCGTCAGGCGGTTCGAGGACCTGTACGTCCGCGGGGCGCTACTCCGATGA
- a CDS encoding MFS transporter produces MTTNPELAAHPDEGTVATARRRRRMDHDHPHYKWIVLSNTTLGTLLATINASIVLISLPAIFRGIGLNPLAPGNVSYLLWMLMGYLVVTAVLVVPFGRLGDMFGRVRIYNYGFVVFTVAAVALSFDPFHLGGGAVWLIGWRVVQGIGGAMLMASSSAILTDAFPANQRGMALGVNMVSAVAGSFLGLLIGGFLSEWHWQAIFWVGVPIGIAGTIWSVRSLRELGVKTPGRLDWAGTATFGLGLTILLIGITYGIQPYGDAPTGWTSPWVLGAIGLGLALLVAFCFVELRVDSPMVDLRLFRSASFGMGNLAGLMSSVGRGGLQFMLIIWLQGIWLPLHGYDFESTPLWAGIYLLPITVGFLVSGPIAGSLSDRFGARPFTVGGMLLMAATFIALLLIPVNFDYWVFAILVFLNGLGGGIFTAPNTASIMSSVPAAQRGAASGVRATFFNAGSSLSIGIFFSLMIVGLANSLPSALSSGLQAQGVSASVAHDVAQLPPVGSLFAAFLGYNPIEELLAPSGALHQPGVNAEVLTGQTFFPQLITGPFHAGLTVVFIAAAVMMLIGAAASLFNPGRYGSSEQDSSE; encoded by the coding sequence ATGACGACGAATCCCGAACTAGCCGCCCACCCCGACGAAGGCACCGTCGCCACCGCGCGACGGCGCAGGCGGATGGATCACGACCACCCGCACTACAAGTGGATCGTGTTGTCCAACACCACGTTGGGCACACTGCTCGCGACGATCAACGCGTCGATCGTGCTCATCTCGCTCCCCGCGATCTTCCGTGGCATCGGCCTCAATCCGCTGGCACCGGGCAACGTGAGCTACCTGCTGTGGATGCTGATGGGCTACCTCGTGGTGACCGCGGTGCTGGTGGTGCCGTTCGGCCGGCTCGGGGACATGTTCGGCCGCGTCCGGATCTACAACTACGGCTTCGTCGTGTTCACCGTCGCGGCCGTCGCGCTGTCGTTCGACCCGTTCCACCTCGGCGGCGGTGCGGTGTGGCTCATCGGCTGGCGCGTCGTGCAGGGCATCGGCGGCGCCATGCTGATGGCGTCGTCGTCGGCGATCCTCACCGACGCGTTCCCGGCCAATCAGCGCGGCATGGCCCTCGGGGTGAACATGGTGTCGGCGGTCGCCGGATCGTTCCTCGGCCTGCTGATCGGCGGGTTCCTGTCGGAGTGGCACTGGCAGGCGATCTTCTGGGTCGGCGTGCCCATCGGCATCGCAGGCACGATCTGGAGCGTCCGGTCGCTGCGCGAACTGGGCGTCAAGACACCCGGCCGGTTGGACTGGGCAGGCACGGCGACCTTCGGCCTCGGCCTCACGATCCTGCTGATCGGCATCACCTACGGCATCCAGCCCTACGGCGACGCTCCCACCGGCTGGACCAGTCCGTGGGTGCTCGGCGCCATCGGGCTGGGGCTGGCGCTGCTCGTCGCGTTCTGCTTCGTCGAACTGCGCGTCGACTCGCCGATGGTGGATCTGCGACTGTTCCGGTCGGCGTCGTTCGGGATGGGCAACCTCGCGGGCCTGATGTCCTCGGTCGGCCGTGGTGGTCTGCAGTTCATGCTGATCATCTGGCTGCAGGGCATCTGGCTCCCGTTGCACGGCTACGACTTCGAGTCGACGCCGCTGTGGGCGGGCATCTACCTGCTGCCGATCACGGTCGGCTTCCTGGTTTCAGGCCCCATCGCGGGCTCGCTGTCGGACCGCTTCGGGGCGCGGCCGTTCACGGTGGGCGGCATGCTGCTGATGGCGGCGACGTTCATCGCGCTGCTGCTGATCCCGGTGAACTTCGACTACTGGGTGTTCGCCATCCTCGTCTTCCTCAACGGCCTAGGCGGCGGCATCTTCACCGCACCCAACACCGCCTCGATCATGTCGAGTGTGCCTGCGGCACAACGCGGTGCGGCCTCCGGCGTGCGGGCGACGTTCTTCAACGCGGGCTCGTCGCTGTCCATCGGCATCTTCTTCTCGCTGATGATCGTCGGGCTGGCCAACTCGCTGCCGTCGGCGCTGAGCAGCGGGCTGCAGGCCCAAGGCGTGTCCGCATCGGTCGCGCACGACGTGGCCCAACTGCCGCCCGTGGGCAGCCTGTTCGCGGCGTTCCTCGGCTACAACCCGATCGAGGAACTGCTGGCACCCTCGGGCGCGCTGCATCAGCCCGGGGTGAACGCCGAGGTGCTGACCGGCCAGACGTTCTTCCCGCAGTTGATCACCGGGCCGTTCCACGCCGGGCTCACGGTCGTGTTCATCGCCGCCGCGGTGATGATGCTGATCGGCGCCGCCGCGTCCCTGTTCAACCCGGGCCGCTACGGCTCGTCGGAACAGGACTCATCGGAGTAG